The genomic segment ATTTTATCCGTAATCAGTAATCCGTGGTGGTCGGTAACACGCAGATCGTTCACGATCCGTTTATTGAAACGCCCCCATTTTACTTTTGATACGGCCTGCTTGCAGGTTTCCCTATCTTGCAAAGCCCTCACCAGATTGGGAATTTCTGCCCATACATCTTCAGGAATGTATTTACTTCCCGTACGAGGATACGTAATGAACTTTTTTTCATACAGACTTTGCGCAATGTTGAGGGTTTCTTCGGCTGAGAGGTTCAACTTTTTATTGGCTTCTTTTTGTAATCCGGTAAGGTCGAACAATAAAGGCGGTTGCTCTGTAACGCTTTTGGTTTCTACCGATATAACTGTTGCCGTTTCATTTCGCTGAATGGCCTTCAGTGTATCATCGGCAAGTTTTTGATCCTCCCATTTTGTTTTGGAAATGCTTTTAAAATCTATCAGTTCTTTGTTGTGCAATAACTGGATCTGCCAATATTTCGTTACCGAGAAATGCTTGTTGTCTAAATAGCGTTTGCATATTAAAGCCAATGTAGGTGTCTGTACCCTTCCAAGCGAATAAATGCCGTTTCCCGCGGCAATACTTAAGGCCTGTGTGGCATTGATACCCACAAGCCAATCGGCACGGCTTCTGCCTCGTGCCGCCTGGTACAGTCCGTCAAATGCAGCACCGTCTTTCAGGTTATCAAACCCTTGCTTAATGGCCTTTTCGGTAAGCGAACTAATCCAAAGGCGTTCAAAGGGCTTGTTGCATTTCAGGTATTCGTAAATATAGCGGAATATCAATTCGCCCTCACGACCTGCATCGGTAGCCACAATGATGCTGTTGCTTTGGTTAAAAAGCCGTTCTATGACTTTGAGCTGCTTTAAAGCTCCAGGATCTGCGGTATAACCTTTGTCCTTTTTGATTTTCCGGACAGTCAGTAAAAAAGGGTTGGGGATTATGGGCAAAGCTGATTTGTCAAATCCCGATATACCGTAATCTTCGGGCATTCCCAATCCAATTAAATGACCGAATGCCCACGTAACAAAATAGCCGTTACCTGTCAGGTAGCCATCCTGTTTATCGGATGCCCCAACTAGTCCGGCTATTTCCCTTGCTACGCTTGGTTTTTCTGCGATGATTGTTTTCATATTATACTACATTTTTCTGCCTTTAGATTTTGCGGGTGTTTGAGGTTTTTCCTGTTGTTCCTGCTGCTTTTTGTCTTTTGGGGCTTGCTGTCCTGACTTCAAAGGCTCTTTGATGTTCTTGGTCGCTTCATTAGTTTTACCTTCCGAATTAACCGCTGTTTGGGTTTTATGGGTTTCAACAGGTTTTGC from the Sphingobacterium thalpophilum genome contains:
- a CDS encoding type IA DNA topoisomerase; the encoded protein is MKTIIAEKPSVAREIAGLVGASDKQDGYLTGNGYFVTWAFGHLIGLGMPEDYGISGFDKSALPIIPNPFLLTVRKIKKDKGYTADPGALKQLKVIERLFNQSNSIIVATDAGREGELIFRYIYEYLKCNKPFERLWISSLTEKAIKQGFDNLKDGAAFDGLYQAARGRSRADWLVGINATQALSIAAGNGIYSLGRVQTPTLALICKRYLDNKHFSVTKYWQIQLLHNKELIDFKSISKTKWEDQKLADDTLKAIQRNETATVISVETKSVTEQPPLLFDLTGLQKEANKKLNLSAEETLNIAQSLYEKKFITYPRTGSKYIPEDVWAEIPNLVRALQDRETCKQAVSKVKWGRFNKRIVNDLRVTDHHGLLITDKIPSALNAKENEVYDMIAFRLLEALSQACIKEITDVGLQVLHYDFSAKGCKIMEPGWRSIKGSFTDDDTEPVQDLPELKKGNELKIKEASVLEKKTKPPVLYTEAGLLSAMETAGKEIENEDERKALQNIGIGTPATRAAIIETLFARNYIQREKKSLIPTEKGLQVYDLVKDRKIADVSMTAEWELALQKIENNDADVGAFQKEMETYASTITNELLQTSIAHNNLPQLVCPKCKSQQLIIRDKIVKCPDEGCSWVQFRNVCGVQICIADIESLVNKKSTSLIKGMKSKAGKKFDAYIVLDDYCKTTFEFEKKKKK